From one Rhodospirillales bacterium genomic stretch:
- a CDS encoding cupin domain-containing protein, giving the protein MSDAELKFSDEEEAMHAEAEANIQNFKYAKPESLGDANKGLVKLCGSDILKGIVQIIEDGGENNLHFHEGMDSFWMVLKGSVAFYGPEDELIGEYGPMEGLLMPRGARYWFAKTSDDGDDLELLQVASYDEDTRSARRISVAGGKTGTNRNQWFDGQKGNKPIDKTEA; this is encoded by the coding sequence ATGTCAGATGCAGAATTAAAATTTTCTGATGAAGAAGAAGCGATGCATGCCGAAGCTGAGGCTAACATCCAGAATTTTAAATACGCAAAACCCGAAAGCCTTGGCGATGCCAACAAGGGGCTGGTCAAACTTTGCGGATCAGACATCCTGAAGGGGATTGTTCAGATCATCGAAGATGGCGGCGAAAACAACCTGCATTTTCACGAAGGCATGGACAGCTTCTGGATGGTGTTGAAGGGCAGTGTTGCTTTTTATGGCCCCGAAGACGAACTAATCGGCGAATACGGCCCAATGGAGGGGTTGTTGATGCCCCGTGGTGCCAGATACTGGTTCGCCAAAACGTCCGATGATGGGGATGATCTGGAATTGCTTCAGGTCGCAAGCTACGACGAAGATACCCGCTCAGCCCGCAGAATTTCTGTCGCGGGTGGCAAAACCGGCACCAACCGGAACCAATGGTTCGATGGGCAAAAAGGCAATAAGCCCATAGACAAGACTGAGGCTTAA